The Syngnathus scovelli strain Florida chromosome 11, RoL_Ssco_1.2, whole genome shotgun sequence region CTCAAGGTTCCGTGTTGCAATTTGAACTGTTCATAATGAatgaaaactttttttgtttgtcactTGTCCCTTTTGGAGAAATATTTGCTAGACAGGTCAGGAAAGTCTGTAAGTAGTCGCTTAGAAAGTTTTCCTGCCCttctaagactttttttttttttttttttaccgttaaACTGGCAAGAGTCACTCGACGTTCTTAAACTGGTTCATCTCGTTTTTTATGCCACTTGGTTGTTTAAACATCAATGAGGATGCGCTTTAAACtacttaaaaaaattatataaaaacTTATAAAAATGTAACATCAACCAAAACAGTCATCTGCCCGTATTCCTACCTTTTAATGCTAAGGAGATCAAGTTATTAGTCATGTGAGCCATCATATGTTTATGTTTCAAGTGGCGCTGTCCATTACCTGCGGTGCTGAAACTGCTGACTCTAAACGATAACCCACTGCAACATTCTTTTAAAACAATAAGTCGATAATATACCGTTTGCTATGTTTAATATTGGGTTTGGGTTAAAGCCAGGAGCAAACAATTGGTCCTTGCAAGGGAGTTGGAACCAAAAGTATCCGTTTCCTCCACCGGCTCACTCTGGTCCGTACGCAATGTTGCGTTTCCCCCGCTATCCGCCGCCTCTATCCCCGAACGCCACCTACGTGACTTTCGTACGCTCGCGGAGCTATTAAAGGTTAAATTACGTCGTGGGCGTAGTGGCTACTTGTAATGGCGACCGTGCCGGAGATGCGCCGAGCTGTGTAAAAATGAAGCGGAGAAGAAGTTATATATCTTAAAGCGAAAACGCCGAGGCTCCTCCCGAGGAGGACTTTGCGTGTACAAACGTCGCCTTCGAACGTGGTCAACTTAGCCGTGCTTTTCGAACGCCTGTGCACCCCCTCCGCGATGATGAAGCTCAAGTCAAACCAGACCCGGACGTACGACGGGGACGGCTACAAGAAGCGCGCCGCCTGCCTGTGCTTCAGAAGCGAATTGGAGGAAGAGGTGAGTCCGAGGATGTGGCGAGACAGTCGGgctaatgttagcattagcacagCATTAGCCTCAGCACTAACTGTAAATGAATATAGGCGTCAACAGAGATGTTGTAATTTTTACAAGTGGTACCTTCCAATAACTTGTATATTAACTAGTCTCTGTTgttttatgttattgttatttaaaatgtgtatttattttcccGAGAGTTATGTAAGCCTCTTCAGTATCAGGTTAGCCACTGTTAGCTTCTAGCTGATGCTAATGTTcttccgccggccggccggctctcGCCCAGCAACCGAAGCCGGCAGCCCAGGTTGTTGTGCGCTGTGACTCGCTGTCATTCAAGCGGCAGTTGAGATTGTTAATGGTTCAACACAACAGCATGCGTCCTCTGTTAAACGAAACTTCTAGTGGTGCTTACACGTCAGGTACTCAAGTGTTACTTATGCTGACCTTAGCCGATAGACACCCCAGGAAATAATGATGCACGCTTTGGCTTACATAATTGTGCATTTGTTGTTGGCcgctaagcaagaatgtttatCATCGTTCATGTGTCATGTCCTCATGCCCTTATTTGTTTTGATGATTAGTGGTCAACCGTGTGGCTCATCCTCGCTACCTACGTACGAAAAAATCCATAATTGAGCAGAGGCGAGTCGGAAAGCTGATGTCAAGTCGACAGCTGAGGTTGCAAAAGTATTCCAACGCTGTACTTGGATGGAACTACATATTATTGTTGGGGAATAACCCTAACTGTGCTTGAAGTACTTATTCAACTTCATTGTGCAAGTCAAAAGTACTCTAAAGAAGTACTCCATGACCATCATAGGTAGGAAGGTAATCCAGTGATTTCAGTCATTTGACACGCTCCAATGGAGTCACCCGTAACTATTTGCATATAAGTGATTTATAACAATTTGGTGTTCCATCCATGAGTTGCCGCACATTATTTCTTAATGGTTGGCCTCCCCCAAAATGCCTGCACAACAAAGTGTCATTGTGTGAATACAtagcatccattcattcattcattcattcaagagCATGAAGCCACCCCACTGTCTGTTTGCAATGCTTTTGCAGGTGCTGCTGGTAAGCAGCAGTCGACATCCCGATAAATGGATCGTTCCCGGTGGGGGCATGGAACCTGAGGAGGAGCCCAGCGTTGCTGCTACTCGGGAAGTGTGCGAGGAGGTGGGCTTTCACTTtaaatgtcattattttgtcTGTGCTGTAGATTTGTAAAAGTGCAAAGGTGAACTTCACGATGGTCAAAAAAGAAAGTCATTTTTCGATGAAAGGACCCCACACACACCGCCCCTGACAAAtaaattttttcttttctttatctATTCCCTCTGTACTGCAGAATGGatggaatggaatggaaagCAGTGCAGTCAATGTCAGGCCAGTTAATTTTTAATTTGGTGAACTTCAAAACCAAATTTCCTGATGAGATTTCAGTATTTGTACTCATTTATTCCAGACTCACCACTGATTCTTTCCGCATACTcgacaaatacattttttatttatattgttaAGACTTAATAACCCTCAAGGACAAGTTCTGTGAATTGTTTTTTATAGGGGGAGGAAATTTCCAAGAGaagaaacatcttttttttccctcttaacAAGTGCTACTTtttcaagccttttttttcttcttcaagaaAAGTTTGacagcattctttttttttatacagggAAACCTTACACTGAGATCTGTTCAACTTTCCCAACTAAATTTCCTATTGAAATCAGCAGCTGACGTGAGAAGCAAACATGGCAGCCAATATCTTCACTCTATCCCAGTCAGGCTTTGTTCACCAAAAGCCGGTCAATACTTTCTTTATCTTGATGAGGGTACCATTAATCAGCCACAGGAATTAGCAAGCTTCTAGAATAACACCTACAAGAACCAGTATTTAGTCACAGATTTAAATGAGTCTGCTTACTTTATGTAAACAGAGAAGGTTGACAGAACTACACAGCGTTTGACTTTGGATGTTGTCCTGTCAATTGCTTTTACTCCGGGCCAAATACTTTCCAGTTAAAGCCCTGTTTCAACTGTTATGTTTGCTTGCTCGGGCAGAGCCTAGCAACATGTCGCCAGTGCCATCGTGGTCATCATGTTACATAGCAGTGTCAAACAAGGTCAGCCGGGATTCAGCTCAAGCCACCTTTTACAAATGTTTTAAAGTGGtgagattatttttatttttgttttttacagtgAGTCTTTAGTGATTTTCTGAAAGGATTAAGTAGCAGCTAACCTTAAACATGATACAATCTGTTGCCGGGGaagcttgtttgtgtgtgtgagaagccTGCTGTTGCCATTTTAGAACCCTGGCAATTTATACTAGTTACATTTTAACCTAACCACTGATAGAGACAGGTTAAGAAAATTGCATTCGTAGAGCCAACTCGCTTATATTTTTGTCTGAGCTAGGGTGTGTTTACTTTCTCTCCCTCTGAAAGGAAGCCGGTGTAAATTTCATCTCACCCGTGACCCCATTGAGGACAAGCGCCATAGAAAAGCGATGGGTGGAAATAGGGGCATGAGCCAGGAGGAAAGAGtcataacaaaaacaaaaagtgcaaTGTGTACCACAACAGCATGTCTAGGCCAACACAAGGAATCAATGTTAGAAAATTCAATATCGCATACCATTGCTAGGTAGGAGTACAGTTATGCCCGCCGGTGCACATTCGATCGTTTTATTGAACAAacagcaagaaaacaaaaacgcaATAAGCACAGATTTGTACGCAAGCTGCCAATGGCCTCCACTTAGCCCAAGGCAATCAGCCGTTAGCCAGTTAACAGCCAGCCGACACCAAGTTTTACTTGTATTGCGCAACTCTTTGTGTCTACAGATCTTTAATAGCTGCAGCCGTTTCAGTGTGAAAATGGAATCGGACGTATTTAAGGAGTTTTAGCCACTACGCAACCCTATAACTCTTTGAGGATTACTACTTTGTGTTGAGGCTTTGTTGGGGAGGAAAAATAGCCTAAAGAAAAAGCTTGAGGTACACCTTCGGCGCGGACTGAATTGCACGACTTTGAAGACACCGTTGGCTTTGTCATCCGTGTTCAGAGAAGGGTAGCAATTAGTAAACAGTTGGGAGTCTCCCCTTGCAATCGATATTCCGCTTTTGGGACCGCTTTCATCTGCCATTTTAGTGGAGTATTTCTGGAGGGTACACGGCGCTATTCACGTCGTTGGCATTTTGAGCGGGGCGAAGACACCGAATCCTCTCGCCCTCGCGGCTGCCCGTCGTTTGGCACCATAAAAAGGCCATTCTCTGTGCCATGTCCAGCACAATGCCGGATGCTGATATCATCGCTCATCCTGGCTCCTGGTGTGTGGATGCGCGTCTTTGCTGCCTTTGTTTAGTTGCAGGATGCTGCCAGCACATTTCCACCCGGCTTCTAAAACTGTCAGCTTTTATACAAAGCCCGCTCCTGGCTGGACTGTCGTTTTATTTTTTAGAGATGTTCATTTGCAGAAGTGGGGAAAACATTTGATGGGCCCCCTCTCGGTCTGCTCGTCGGTAATCTCTGTTTATGTTTGACTCCATCTAAGCAGACTCGGGATACCTACTTTGAAATGTCACCTCTATGCCACACATCTTACGGGATGAAGTCGAGCAATGTTTTATCCTCGGGACTAGGTTGGGAGCCTAACTTCATCCCGCCCGTAGGCTGCCTCGAGTTCCCCCCTTAGCACATGATCTTTCTTGAAGCCACACTGCAACACTGACACCGCAAGTGCCGTCAACAGTTATTTATAGACTGTTCCTGGAAGATGAAGAAGCAGCAAAAAGACTGACCTTCCGGAAAACCTCCTGTCAGAGCCATCGTCCATGATTGATTTGAGGCCGTTGCATCTCTATGAAGCTAATGTAGTTTTGGCTGGCTTTTTTTAAACCAGTTTTAACAGGAAATGTCAGTGTGAATACTCACCTGTGCTTATGTTTTTATTCGGCAGGCGGGCGTGAAGGGGACATTGGGTCGTTTAGTCGGCGTGTTCGAGGTGAGTCGCTGTTCGTTCGCCTATAATGTTTGGCTCATTAACCCTGTGTTGTCGTGTGAACTGACTGTTTCCTTTCCCGCCTGACTCGCAGAACCAGGAAAGGAAACACAGGACCTTTGTTTACGTTCTCATCGTGACGGAGGTTCTGGAGGACTGGGAGGACTCGGTCAACATTGGTAAACGGCACTATTGTTTACTTGTGGGATCGGTGAGGCTCACAGGCTGTCACACGGCACCCTTGTTTAACCCCCCCAGAGCTTTTTGGAATTGTAAACAGGCTACGCACGTGCCGATTTACAACATATCTGTTTAAATGTTAGCTCAAGACCGCACATTGGTGAGGACAAACTGCAGGGCACATTAAAATGATTAATGCCGGTTAatacaaagggctaccagtgacACTTCTGAAATGAACAAATGTGCTCAAATGAACTTTAATTATGTTAGCAACAATTGGGGATATTCATCTAGATGAGGACACTGATCACATTAACAATTTGTCACAATAATTGCCTAAATTGATTTAACCCTAtgggaaagataaaaaaaaaaatcaagagccAACATCTTACATTTATAAAAATGGTAAATATTAATGTCACTTCTAAACCTTTTCCAGGAAATCACAATTTTCCATAACTGCTGAGCTATTTTTAGATCAGGCCTACAGGCTAGTCTACTTAAGCTATTAAAAAGATTTAAAGTGAGGAGGGAGGCGATAgtgaaaatcaaatatttacagtCACTGTTGAGCACATATCGATGCAATGACATAATTAAAAATATCGAACCATTTAAACATTTACGATCGGAGGCCTTGATTGCTTTCCGGCCATATCAAGATAATGGttcaggatgttttttttttttaaagataatcAATTGTTTCTCAATTGTCTGTGTCACCAACAGGGAGGAAAAGGGAATGGTTTAAAATAGACGATGCCATACAGTTGTTGCGGTGTCACAAGCCCGTGCAGGCCACGTACTTCGAGGCTCTCCAGGAGAGCTGCCTGACCAGCAACGGGACCCCATTGGCGGCCACCATTGCCCCCACCTACAGCATCAACCAGAGCTCCGTCTCAGATATCAGATAACTAAAAACCcaaactgaacaccatcccaagCACCCGCCACCACGCCACGCTACACCACGCGCCCCCCTCCGCACCCTCCACGTCAGGAGCTTTTGGCCACCACTTGCGCTCTTACTTCTTCTTCGACTCTGTCTGCTTTGCCTTGCCAACTCCTCGGCGACGCCGTGGTGGCGCAGACTGGATGACGAGTGTTGACGGAAACACCTTGTGCATTTTTCACCtccttttggttttgttttctttttactgaACCCCCttgcatgaaaacaaaagacccctccccccctccgcgATGCACCCGTAGTGTGTTAagtgaatggaaaaaaacaactacTTTTTACCGTTGTCATGTAAAAGTGTGTATCTCTCTCGTGCTTGAACCAGAAAGGCTTTCGGCGGTCCTTTTTTAACTAGGTGCCCCTCCTTTTTGGTTTTTCAGACTTTTCTCTGTGCTCCCTAGCTTCTTTGGATTTTAGGTCTTTAGTTTTTTTGGGGCCTCCTTTTATTATGCTCGTCAAAGCATAATTTGATCCTCTCCGGAACTCGTCTAACTGTCACGCGGTGCACGTTCACTCCAAAAAGGTAGTGGAAAGAATGTCAACATTACTTCACCTGGAGcatctttttttcttaaacGTACCCCCTCCTGTGATCAAGTGAAATGTTTTCTGCCGCACGCCAAGGGTCAAAGTACAACCATTTCAAAAACCATGCAGCGCATATCCTGTTTTCCCTCCTCACGTTCAGTTTGCTTCAGTTGTTTACATTACAGGTGTCTTTAGTGGGCACGTTTCCTTTTTTTCTCAATGACCTTTCCTCCAAATGCCAACCCAGGAGGCAGAAATCAGTTCTGCTcccgacgttttttttttcttaatataaCAACTGTATTAGCTCGCTTGCGTCTTTGTGTGTTAATTTATACTTGGACACGCAATGGACACAGAAAGTCGCAGAGAGTCTATTTGGATGTGCTACAGAAAATCGGGGCGGCTTTGTGTATTTAATCTGCACCCCACCCAATTTGACATTGAAAGTAAGAGAATCAGCAATGCTGCGTTTGGCAGCATGCGGCGCAAACAAGCCTTGTACAGTGAgactttgtttttaaaatgtaaaatgctttttgtttttggataCTAGCTTGTTTCCGTTTGTTTCTCTCCGAACGTCTGGCAAGAGTCTCTTTAGCCGCGTCACGAAAGCCGCCGGCTCCATACTGTGAAACTGGAGGCGCTGTTGTAGATGAGCACGGAAGAAGTTTTTACTGTAAATTGTTTATTTCTGTATAGATCAACggcgagcataaaaaaaaaaaggtgtcatTTCAAATGGGAATTGATGAATTGCCAGTCAGCCGTTCGCGTGACGTTGAACGAACGATGAGGCTTAGATCCTTCTGACCGCTGACTCTGAACGGGCTAAatggtagaaaatggatgaatagatCACCAGAACATGACAACCCCAAAATCCACTGTGGTTTCACATGAAAGGGTTTCTGTCAATGGTCCCTCACCCTGGGTTTTGGCGGTCTTTtcgtcaaaatcataatttggaTTCATGCTGATTATGAGCCGCGTATCAACTTCCCGGGCAGGTTTTGTGGTGACCGGATGGCCACCACCGTTTACCCCGTTGGGCTCTTTGCGTGCAAGTTGTCGACACGGAATGTTGAAGCCGACCTGCACATGTTCAACTTCTTTGGTAGTATGAAGAGCATGACGATAGTGCCGTTAAAGGGTGTGGAAGTTGAGCCACTgaggtttttttggggggatttctGGAAGTGGAGAGCGTAAAGGCTGTGAGACGGGTGCTGATGGGGACAGAGGAAGTTTGCAAAAAAAACTGGGACCAGGGTGTGACATGTTTCCAGGGCAGCCCATCATGTGAAACCACACTGACAACTTGAAACCTGTAGCTGGCTTCCGCAATGATAATGACTGAATTTAATGGGCTTCCTCCACTTGTAAAAAGTGTCAAGGGGACTCTCATTTATTGCCGCCTGATCGGATAGGCGCGGTGGGCAAAGTCTTACGTTTACGACACCTTTCTCAGGCCTGTCATAAGGTTTCAGCGCTTCATCTGAATGTGCAATTAAGTCGCTGAGGGCAATGACCTCAGG contains the following coding sequences:
- the nudt3b gene encoding diphosphoinositol polyphosphate phosphohydrolase 1 → MMKLKSNQTRTYDGDGYKKRAACLCFRSELEEEVLLVSSSRHPDKWIVPGGGMEPEEEPSVAATREVCEEAGVKGTLGRLVGVFENQERKHRTFVYVLIVTEVLEDWEDSVNIGRKREWFKIDDAIQLLRCHKPVQATYFEALQESCLTSNGTPLAATIAPTYSINQSSVSDIR